Genomic window (Leptospira kirschneri serovar Cynopteri str. 3522 CT):
ATGGATTGCATTCAAGTCGTATTTATAGTAAATTAAAAATTTTGAATATATGAAAGTGTAAATGTTTTTTATTTTATTGAGTGATTTTACCCCGGTGCGAGAATTTTTCAGAATCGCATCTTATACGTTGAAATTGTCTCTGAGTTAAAAAGAATCTGAATTAAGTGATCGTGATCGGGACCAGATTTTTTTCTCTTTTTAATTGTATACATCGACGATAAACATGATCCAACCATTGGAACAAAAATTTATAAGCCCGATCGAAAAACTTCCGTTTTTGTTTTAGGAGGAAGTTTCAACGTAGCATTTCGATTTAAAGCAATTCCACAGTTTGTGAGACAATATTACGAATATATTCTGTAGACTATTATAATTCGATTTCATATATTTTTCTGATCATTTTTTTAAAATAAGAACCTTCTAAATTGATTTTGATGACAGAAAAAGCAAAATTAAATTTTGATTTTGAATATTCAAGTATAATTCCATTTTAAATTTAAATTACACATTTGATTTTTATTTCACGAGTAGCATCTGATCAAAAATTCATTGGATATGGATTTTTTAAAAGAAAACAATTCTTTCTAGAGCAGATTTGATCTGAGAATTTCAATTTTCTTAGTGTGATACAAATTCGAAATGAAATTATGTAAATGCTGAAACAGTTCGATATAGAAGCACGGAAGTCAAAACGAAATAACTTAAAATTTTTAAAGTTATTTTTTTACAAGGTCAAAGCTTGTAAAATATTTTGAATCTGAATACAAAGTTGGTTCACTTCTTCTTGAGTTGTAAACCAACCAGTTGAAATTCGAATGGCGCGTAACGCTTCTTCTTTCGAAAAGCCCATGGATAAAAGGGAAGACGCCGGTTCTCTAGATCTAGACTTGCAGGAAGAGCCTGTAGAAATTACAAAACCAGCTTCTTCCATTCCCATCATAAAAAAGTCAACATCGTCGGTGGGAAGAATACAAAAAGAAGTAGAAGGAATTCGATTTGCATTTTTTCCTATTATTTTACAATTACATTGTTCCAAAACGGCTTCTATTTGAGTTTGAAAATTATTCAAAAGTTCGTTTTTTTCTTTTTGTTTTAAGATTCTATGTTTTAGTACTTCAGAAAGTGCTAATATAGAGGGAGAATTCTCAGTTCCGGCCCTGTGGTTGTTTTCTTGATTTCCTCCTCTAAAAATTGCATATTCTTTTTCAGAAATTAAATCGGATCGAACCCAAGTTCCGGAAGCTCCCATTCCTGCTCCGATTTTATGACCGGAAAAAGTAAAACCGTCTAAAAACTCAAAAGGAACTGGAATTTTACCAAAGGATTGCATCAAATCCGAAAAAAGCGGGACCGAATATTTTTGAGCAAGCAGATGAACTTTTTCCAAGGGCTGAATTACGCCTGATTCATTAGCGACTTGTAATATAAAAATCGGAGAAGGGTTTATTTTTAAAAGTTCTTCCAAATGATCTAAATCGATTTCACCAGAAGATAGGGAACGGATTTTTTGAAAATCAAATCCAACAAATTCTAAAGCAGAATATAAAGAAGAATGTTCTAAAGAGGAAACGATTGCAGAATTCGAAAATTTTCCTCGGATTGATTTTGTAAGTAAATGATTGGCTTCGGTTCCCGTGGAGGAAAAAACGAATTCTTTTGTAGGTTTACCCGTATAAGATTCTAAGGTTTTACGAGCTTCTTCTATTTTTCCTTGACGGGCTAAAGAAAACCGAGTCGGACCGGAAGGATTGTAAAAATCGGAGAAGTAATCGTTTTGAATTTTTACGAGTACATCCGTAAAGGGAGGGTGGGTCGCGTTGTAATCAAAGTATCGAATCTTCTTCGACATAAAGTTCATCCGCTTCTTCGTATCTTCCCTTTTTTCTCAAAACGTATCTAAGTAGTTTTTTACGATCTTCTAATAGATCACTTCTTCCTCTGCCAGTGACTCTATAAGCCTTATCGATCGTATAAAGCTCCGTTTCTAATTGTTGTAATTCTAACAGAGCCGGGTCTAGTTGTCCTTTACGAATTTCTGATCGTGCGATCATAAGTCTAGATTCAAAAACAGAACCCTTGTCTAAGTGAATCGACTTGGAAGATTCTCTAAAATAAAAAATTGCTTTATCAAAAAACATGGGATCTCGTTTGCCCAGTTGATAGTTTAACATTCCTCGTTTCATTAGTAATTCATCATATTCTACCGTATTTGGATCGGAAAAAAATAGAAGTTTTTCTAAAACTCCGTCTGCTTCTATAGGAGAAATTGAATTGAGTCCGGTTTTATAAATTCCAAATGCAAGAATATTAAGCGCTTTTTTAAAATCGTTTGCGTTAACTTTTAGATTTCGATCCGGATCGATTACAAATGTATTGAATTTGATCTGAGACCAGACCCTCATTAGGTTTTGTTTTTCAGTCAATACATTCGGTTGTTCTTCTATTTGATTACAGGAAAAAAAAGATTTAGGCTTTTTAGTTTTTTCCATTACGATTCGAACCGTTTCTTCCGTATTTCGAATGTAATCCGCGTATGCTAACAATACTTCTTCTGGACGACAAACCGCTAGGGCGGTTTTTTCGATTTTTTTAGGAACGTTTAAATCCGGTCCTGAAAAGTTCAAAGCTCTTTTATAATAATCTAGAGCTTCCAATACGTTTGGAGAAACCACTTTCCAATAATCTCCCGGATTAAAACTCCCAGTGATAGGACTTCTGGATTGTGTTTTGTACGAATTTTTTTTATCTCCGGATTCTTCTTCGGCTTTAAATCTCCAGATCGACATAGAATCGGTCCAAGAAGGTTTATATAAAACCCTATCTATTTCGCTCAAAGAATAGTAATACAAACAAGCTTCACGCATCACATTCAAATCAGGAATCCGTTCACCTAAATCTTGATAGGCGATTTCCTTTTCTAAAATAGAATTCCCCTTTTTTATAAATTCTTCCGCCGTTTTTGGGTCGTAACCGGGAGGTCGAATCATCAGTGCGAGTCTATTTAGTAATCGATACCGATTGGGAAGAATCCATACGGTTGCGATGATCCAGACAAAAATTAGGAATAGTATGTACTTTCTATTTTCTCGAATGTAAGTTAACAAAGTTTTGAACTCTCCGAGATTGGAAAATTGATTCGACTCCTGGATGGATCGATCTCAGAATGAAATTCCGGGCCTATGAAAAGGATGGTTCCTGATAGATGGAACATTCTTTTCAAATCTGCTCCGTTACCCGAATGAATCAAGCAAATATTAAAGCCGGTTTCCGTTTCGTTTTTTTTGTATCTTTGATTTTTGGAATCTGTTTTTTTCCAATATCCGTTTTTTCTCAATCAGAATGTGGGCACTTACCTCCAGAATATTTTCTTTCTCTTGCATTTGAAAGACAGACGAATGCAGCAAGAATTCAATTTCAGGAACAATCTAAAAAGATCTACGAAGAATCTTTGGAGTATTACGATCGATATATCCGTTGTTCCGCAGAATTACAAAAAGAAGTTTCTCCGGTTTCCAGGGTTGCAAAAGCAAGTGTACATTTTTTCTTAGGACAACTGGAAGATGCTTCCAAAGAAGTAGATGCAGCAATTCTTTCTGATTCGAGTTTTAGAGACAGTTATATTTTAAAGGCTAAAATTTTAATTCGTTTTGGTGAATTTCAAAAGGCGAGTGACTTTCTAGAAACAAATTTAAGTCGTTTTCCGGAAGATTCCGATTTTCTTTATCTTTTGGGTTCTCTCAATCAGGAACTTAAAAATTATCCGAGAGCAATTCTTTATCTGACTTCTTTGAGCGATACTATTCAAAACCGGGAAGGAAATCCAAAATATAAATCTTTTGTGGATAAGTCTTTGGGTGAGATTTATTTTGCAAATGCACAACCTAAAAAGGCGCTCTATTTTTTAAATTCCTATCTATATCAAAACCCCAACGATCTTTCTGCAAGACTGACTCTTGCAAAAATCTGGAATCAGTTGGGTAAATTCTCCTCTGCCCGCAAAGAACTAAACAGAATTTTAAAGACTAAAAAAAATCTATCCTCCGTGGAACATCTTCTTGCGGAAATGTATTTTATAGAGAGTAGGTCATCAGCATTCGAATATTTTAATATTCTTAATAAAAACTCTAAAATTCCTAAAGGAGGAGTTTTAGAAGGACTTTATTTAATTCTTCAGGGTAAAAGTGAACAAGCAAAAGTTTTGCTTTTACCAATAAAAGAGAAGTTTTCGAGCCGTTTAGCGATTAGACTAGCTATGTTGGACGTGTATGAAAAGGAGAATAACGCTTCTGTATTTCTGAAGGAACTCAAAGAAGTCGCCGAACTTGTGTTTGGGATGCAGCAATTTGAACTTGCGGAAAGAATCGCACAAAGGGCTTTGTCCGTGTCCGATAAATCTTCAGAATGGAATCAAGCGGAGATATATGATTTTCTTGCTTCTTGTCATGAACAATCGGGTTATATTTATCGTGCGATTTTGATGTCAAGAAAAGCAGTAGAAAACTCTAAAGCGGAAGAAGAAAAACTTAAGTTTCAATTGCACCTTGCTTATTTACTTAGAAACGATCCTCCTGATAAAAAAGAGGAAGCGGAAACACTCATTCGTAACGTTTTACAAACTCGTCCAGAAATGGCCTATGCTAGATATTTACTTGGGGTCGTTTTGGCTTCTAACGAAAAATATAAGGAAGCATTAGAAGAATTGAATGTAGCGATAGAAACGGATTCGGAAAACGCGGTCTACTATTTTTATAGGGCCTCGGTTCATGAAAGGTTGGAACAACAGGAATTTATGGAAAAGGATCTAAAAAAATCGATAGAAATCGATCCAGGAAATCCGGTTGCATACAATTATTTGGGATATTATCTTTCCGAAAAAGGGGTTCGTTTGGAAGAATCTCTCTCTCTCGTTCAAAAAGCTGTGGAACTTGCTCCTGACAACGAGGCTTATCAGGATAGCCTAGGTTGGATTTTTTTCAAACTAGGAAATCACGAAGAAGCACTTTTACATCTTCAACTTGCCTATCAAATTTTAAAGGACAAGGGGGGAGAAGATCCGGTCATTTTAGAACATTTAGGAGACGTTTATAAGGAAAAAAACCAAGGCGGAAACGCAGTCGCCTATTGGGAAAAAAGTCTAAAACTTTTTAAAAAGAAGGAAGATATCTCCAGGATTCAAAAAAAAATACAAACCGGTGTTCGACAAAATAACAAATAAAAAAACGAGTTATTATGAAATTTAAAGTATATTTTAATATTCTAATATTTATTTCAATCTTGAGCGGCGGGGGTTGTACCACTACTCAAATTGAGGAAATTTCTTTTCCAGACAAAGGAAATCTGAAATTCC
Coding sequences:
- a CDS encoding cysteine desulfurase family protein, with the translated sequence MSKKIRYFDYNATHPPFTDVLVKIQNDYFSDFYNPSGPTRFSLARQGKIEEARKTLESYTGKPTKEFVFSSTGTEANHLLTKSIRGKFSNSAIVSSLEHSSLYSALEFVGFDFQKIRSLSSGEIDLDHLEELLKINPSPIFILQVANESGVIQPLEKVHLLAQKYSVPLFSDLMQSFGKIPVPFEFLDGFTFSGHKIGAGMGASGTWVRSDLISEKEYAIFRGGNQENNHRAGTENSPSILALSEVLKHRILKQKEKNELLNNFQTQIEAVLEQCNCKIIGKNANRIPSTSFCILPTDDVDFFMMGMEEAGFVISTGSSCKSRSREPASSLLSMGFSKEEALRAIRISTGWFTTQEEVNQLCIQIQNILQALTL
- a CDS encoding tetratricopeptide repeat protein; this translates as MNQANIKAGFRFVFFVSLIFGICFFPISVFSQSECGHLPPEYFLSLAFERQTNAARIQFQEQSKKIYEESLEYYDRYIRCSAELQKEVSPVSRVAKASVHFFLGQLEDASKEVDAAILSDSSFRDSYILKAKILIRFGEFQKASDFLETNLSRFPEDSDFLYLLGSLNQELKNYPRAILYLTSLSDTIQNREGNPKYKSFVDKSLGEIYFANAQPKKALYFLNSYLYQNPNDLSARLTLAKIWNQLGKFSSARKELNRILKTKKNLSSVEHLLAEMYFIESRSSAFEYFNILNKNSKIPKGGVLEGLYLILQGKSEQAKVLLLPIKEKFSSRLAIRLAMLDVYEKENNASVFLKELKEVAELVFGMQQFELAERIAQRALSVSDKSSEWNQAEIYDFLASCHEQSGYIYRAILMSRKAVENSKAEEEKLKFQLHLAYLLRNDPPDKKEEAETLIRNVLQTRPEMAYARYLLGVVLASNEKYKEALEELNVAIETDSENAVYYFYRASVHERLEQQEFMEKDLKKSIEIDPGNPVAYNYLGYYLSEKGVRLEESLSLVQKAVELAPDNEAYQDSLGWIFFKLGNHEEALLHLQLAYQILKDKGGEDPVILEHLGDVYKEKNQGGNAVAYWEKSLKLFKKKEDISRIQKKIQTGVRQNNK